Proteins from a single region of Cydia strobilella chromosome 2, ilCydStro3.1, whole genome shotgun sequence:
- the LOC134753116 gene encoding nicotinamide riboside kinase 1 has product MEVANRDQWIVIGISGVTCGGKTTFANKLAQTLTPVYLFNQDTYFYPDDSPHHVRVEGMEHNNYDILSSLDMKSMFADILATMRGEDKAQYSSSERGARTAAEGKKFLIAEGFTVLNYKPILDLCDLKYYFVLEFGECFARRSLRLYDPPDVPGYFERCVWPEHLKYRAEIERNSSIRLLDGKVPDPIRIVLADLQRLGLSAS; this is encoded by the exons ATGGAGGTTGCAAATAGAGATCAATGGATCGTGATCGGGATTTCGGGCGTCACCTGCGGTGGAAAAACTACGTTCGCCAACAAGCTCGCTCAAACTCTAACGCCGGTGTATCTGTTCAATCAGGACACTTATTTCTATCCGGATGACAGTCCACACCACGTGCGCGTCGAGGGCATGGAGCACAACAACTACGACATACTGTCGTCGCTGGACATGAAGAGCATGTTCGCGGACATATTGGCGACGATGCGCGGCGAAGACAAGGCGCAGTACAGCTCgagcgagcgcggcgcgcgcaccGCGGCGGAAGGGAAGAAGTTCCTCATCGCTGAGGGGTTCACCGTGCTCAATTATAAGCCGATACTGGACCTATGCGACCTGAa GTACTATTTCGTACTGGAGTTCGGCGAGTGCTTCGCGCGGCGCTCGCTGCGGCTGTACGACCCGCCCGACGTCCCCGGCTACTTCGAGCGGTGCGTGTGGCCCGAGCACTTGAAGTACCGTGCCGAG ATCGAGCGCAACTCTTCAATACGCCTGTTGGACGGCAAGGTGCCGGACCCGATACGGATCGTGCTAGCGGACCTGCAGCGGCTCGGCCTCTCCGCCTCCTAG